A genomic window from Candidatus Andeanibacterium colombiense includes:
- a CDS encoding DUF3237 domain-containing protein, translating to MPNTDSTFNDTTPFTAPFSAIDNPKMEFVMEVRLTFPEVYSMAPVPAGGMRSAVLVQGGTFEGPLIKGRAIPGSGGDYAYFRPDDVAVFDARYLLEEDDGTIILLNNKGFLWGRKPDTMARLRDWAFNGGDPVAHEDYYLRGNPTFECPVGKHDWLTKHVFIGVGERRSDGNLLRYYALV from the coding sequence ATGCCAAATACCGATAGTACTTTCAACGATACCACCCCGTTCACCGCGCCTTTTTCGGCGATCGACAATCCGAAGATGGAATTCGTGATGGAGGTCCGCCTGACCTTCCCCGAAGTCTATTCGATGGCGCCGGTTCCGGCCGGCGGCATGCGCTCGGCGGTGCTGGTCCAGGGCGGCACCTTCGAAGGTCCGCTGATCAAGGGCCGCGCGATCCCGGGCTCCGGCGGCGACTACGCCTATTTCCGCCCCGACGATGTCGCGGTGTTCGATGCGCGCTATCTGCTCGAAGAGGATGACGGGACGATCATCCTGCTCAACAACAAGGGCTTCCTGTGGGGGCGCAAGCCCGACACGATGGCCCGCCTGCGCGACTGGGCGTTTAACGGCGGCGATCCGGTGGCGCATGAAGACTACTATTTGCGCGGCAATCCGACGTTCGAATGCCCGGTCGGCAAGCACGACTGGCTGACCAAGCATGTCTTCATCGGCGTGGGCGAACGCCGCAGCGACGGCAACCTGCTGCGCTATTACGCGCTGGTTTAG
- a CDS encoding DUF1097 domain-containing protein: MPAVIALALSVGVLAFVDTWLYVGPLATSLVAGLIWVSFIAWGCHFHSGGGIKGTTTTVACMTWGAIVGMGAVMLAGGPLGTALGPVVATSIAVGLGAALICLSSTVPLLGTIPASVYGFASIAGPIVLRGDAPEKAVMPVVASIIIGAVFGFVSEIVANALTKKGQPDAEHTADPGHA; the protein is encoded by the coding sequence ATGCCTGCAGTAATTGCACTCGCCCTGTCGGTCGGCGTGCTCGCCTTCGTCGACACCTGGCTTTACGTTGGCCCGCTGGCGACCAGCCTCGTCGCCGGGCTCATCTGGGTCTCGTTCATCGCCTGGGGTTGCCACTTCCATTCCGGCGGCGGGATCAAGGGCACCACCACCACTGTCGCCTGCATGACCTGGGGTGCGATTGTCGGCATGGGTGCGGTGATGCTCGCCGGGGGCCCGCTCGGCACCGCGCTTGGCCCGGTGGTCGCGACCTCGATTGCGGTCGGCCTTGGCGCCGCGCTGATCTGCCTGTCGAGCACAGTTCCGCTGCTCGGCACCATCCCGGCCAGCGTTTACGGTTTCGCCTCGATTGCCGGCCCGATCGTGCTGCGCGGCGATGCGCCCGAAAAGGCGGTGATGCCGGTGGTCGCCTCGATCATCATCGGTGCGGTGTTCGGCTTCGTGTCGGAAATCGTCGCCAATGCGCTGACCAAGAAGGGTCAGCCCGACGCCGAACACACAGCCGATCCGGGCCACGCCTGA
- a CDS encoding aromatic ring-hydroxylating dioxygenase subunit alpha has product MNYVRNAWYVAAWSHEIEQGKPFAVTILDEPVAIWRSESGQLAALEDRCVHRLAPLSLGRCEGERLRCMYHGLLFSPEGKVVEIPGQAQVPPNARVRPYRVAERHSWVWVWMGDAEKADEALIPPAVGLDDPDYILGHGHLDYAAEARLINDNLLDFSHLSFVHANSFGTGPEFAETQAKMTPLERGMRYERWIENTLGSSSRKSDEPMDNYMTYDFLIPGVLLMTGGIYPPGTAKACDYGIPEDKPVAGVTFTSQAVTPLTAKTSRYFFSWGPHRDHGDETMRDALMQLADMAFGEDKVMIEAQQKVIDRTLDPRVMPIAHDKGVILFNRLVERMARAEAEGSREAA; this is encoded by the coding sequence ATGAATTACGTCCGCAACGCGTGGTATGTCGCCGCCTGGTCTCACGAGATCGAGCAGGGCAAGCCTTTCGCGGTCACGATCCTCGACGAGCCGGTCGCGATCTGGCGCAGCGAGAGCGGACAGCTGGCCGCGCTGGAGGACCGCTGCGTCCACCGTTTGGCCCCGCTCTCGCTCGGGCGCTGCGAGGGCGAGCGCCTGCGCTGCATGTATCACGGCCTGCTGTTCTCGCCCGAGGGCAAGGTGGTCGAGATCCCGGGACAAGCGCAGGTGCCGCCCAACGCGCGCGTCCGCCCTTACCGCGTGGCCGAGCGTCACAGCTGGGTGTGGGTGTGGATGGGCGACGCCGAGAAGGCCGATGAGGCCCTGATCCCGCCCGCGGTCGGGCTCGACGATCCGGATTACATCCTTGGTCACGGCCATCTCGACTACGCGGCCGAGGCGCGGCTGATCAACGACAACCTCCTCGATTTCAGCCACCTCAGCTTCGTCCATGCGAACAGCTTCGGCACCGGTCCCGAATTCGCCGAGACCCAGGCGAAGATGACCCCGCTCGAGCGCGGCATGCGCTACGAGCGCTGGATCGAGAACACCCTGGGCTCGTCCTCGCGCAAGAGCGACGAGCCGATGGACAATTACATGACCTACGACTTCCTGATCCCCGGCGTGCTGCTGATGACCGGCGGGATCTATCCGCCGGGCACCGCCAAAGCCTGCGACTACGGCATACCCGAAGACAAGCCCGTCGCCGGCGTGACCTTCACCAGCCAGGCGGTGACGCCGCTGACCGCAAAGACTTCACGCTATTTCTTCTCCTGGGGCCCGCACCGCGATCACGGCGACGAAACAATGCGCGACGCGCTGATGCAGCTCGCCGACATGGCCTTCGGCGAGGACAAGGTGATGATCGAGGCGCAGCAGAAGGTGATCGACCGCACTCTCGACCCGCGTGTGATGCCGATCGCACATGACAAGGGCGTGATCCTGTTCAACCGGTTGGTCGAACGCATGGCGCGGGCCGAAGCCGAGGGAAGCCGGGAGGCGGCTTAG
- a CDS encoding TetR family transcriptional regulator, giving the protein MTKPAPKPLDRNSVIDAAFALLREHGLAALSMRRLAERLSVQAPALYWHFTDKGELLGLMAAAIYRDAREGVGECDGWREWLIAYGKALRHRLAREHDAAQLCAIAPPAREGAPGSADAIAAPLTGFGMARPDALTAIASVSSLALGWSTFEANGPMQHFLEEMIDFDRSFEVGLRALVHGL; this is encoded by the coding sequence ATGACCAAGCCCGCCCCGAAGCCGCTGGACCGCAATTCGGTGATCGACGCCGCCTTCGCGCTGCTGCGCGAACACGGGCTCGCCGCGTTGAGCATGCGCAGGTTGGCGGAGCGGCTTTCGGTCCAGGCGCCGGCGCTCTATTGGCACTTCACCGACAAGGGCGAATTGCTCGGACTGATGGCGGCGGCGATCTACCGCGATGCGCGTGAGGGCGTGGGGGAGTGCGACGGCTGGCGCGAGTGGCTCATTGCCTACGGCAAGGCGCTGCGGCATCGCCTGGCGCGCGAACACGACGCCGCGCAGCTTTGCGCCATCGCCCCGCCTGCGCGCGAAGGCGCTCCCGGGTCGGCCGACGCGATCGCCGCTCCGCTCACCGGCTTCGGCATGGCGCGGCCGGATGCGCTCACCGCGATCGCCTCGGTCTCTTCGCTGGCACTCGGCTGGAGCACCTTCGAAGCGAATGGGCCGATGCAGCATTTCCTCGAAGAAATGATCGACTTCGACCGGAGCTTCGAGGTCGGGCTGCGCGCCCTAGTGCACGGTCTCTGA
- a CDS encoding carotenoid oxygenase family protein — protein sequence MNAFPQTIHFIGSNHPRRMELSIRNLTVEGEIPPEIDGAFFRAVPDNAHAPMFEDDIALNADGMVARFNIQNGAVDFDIKYVATDRYKAEKEARRALFGQYRNPFTDDPSVEGVDRTLANTTPVWHAGRLLMTKEDGLGYEVNPHTLETVGKWTYEGKLRSLTFTAHPRIDPVTGEMFFFGYEAGGLCDPNVAYCIADKDGKLVSEQWFEQPYLSTIHDFVITEKYAIFPIFPTLADLDRIKAGGAHWAHRQDLESWIGIMPRYGKVEEMKWIKGPVGVSVFHEVNAYDDGDLVHIDLCLTETNAFSFMREAGGIHRDQREIQGALTRWTLDMSKDEPEIQERPLGPPGDLPRLADADQGRPYNHAWYLSMNPQGGPPMPGGPVGANFNALIRIEVGNGRVELMGVPPGAAISEPAHVPSSEPGHDGWLLTVIDLPNHPDPSQQRPGDYSSELWIVDAGNVAAGPVARVKSGIALRSQVHGSWVSREKLDHSVLKG from the coding sequence ATGAACGCCTTTCCTCAGACGATCCACTTTATCGGATCCAACCACCCGCGCCGGATGGAGCTGTCCATCCGCAATCTCACGGTCGAAGGGGAAATCCCCCCCGAGATCGACGGCGCCTTCTTCCGCGCGGTGCCCGACAACGCCCATGCGCCGATGTTCGAAGACGATATTGCGCTGAATGCCGACGGCATGGTCGCGCGCTTCAACATCCAGAACGGCGCGGTCGACTTCGACATCAAATATGTCGCGACCGACCGCTACAAGGCGGAGAAAGAGGCACGCCGCGCGCTGTTCGGCCAGTACCGCAACCCCTTCACCGACGATCCAAGCGTCGAAGGCGTCGATCGCACGCTCGCGAACACCACCCCGGTGTGGCACGCCGGGCGCCTGCTCATGACCAAGGAGGACGGGCTCGGCTACGAGGTCAATCCGCATACGCTCGAAACGGTCGGCAAGTGGACCTATGAAGGCAAATTGCGCTCGCTGACCTTCACCGCGCACCCGCGGATCGACCCGGTCACCGGCGAAATGTTCTTCTTCGGCTACGAAGCGGGCGGGCTGTGCGATCCCAACGTCGCCTATTGCATCGCCGACAAGGACGGCAAGCTCGTGTCCGAACAATGGTTCGAGCAGCCCTATCTCTCGACCATCCACGATTTCGTGATCACCGAGAAATACGCGATCTTCCCGATTTTCCCGACCCTCGCCGATCTCGACCGGATCAAGGCCGGCGGGGCGCATTGGGCGCACCGCCAGGATCTGGAAAGCTGGATCGGGATCATGCCGCGCTACGGCAAGGTCGAGGAGATGAAGTGGATCAAGGGGCCGGTCGGCGTCTCGGTGTTCCACGAGGTCAACGCTTACGATGACGGCGACCTGGTCCATATCGACCTGTGCCTGACCGAGACCAACGCTTTCAGCTTCATGCGCGAAGCCGGCGGCATCCACCGCGACCAGCGCGAGATCCAGGGCGCGCTGACGCGCTGGACCCTCGACATGTCGAAGGACGAGCCCGAGATCCAGGAGCGTCCGCTCGGCCCTCCGGGCGATCTCCCGCGGCTCGCCGATGCGGACCAGGGCCGGCCTTACAACCATGCGTGGTATCTCAGCATGAACCCGCAGGGCGGCCCGCCGATGCCGGGCGGTCCGGTCGGCGCGAACTTCAACGCGCTTATCCGGATCGAGGTCGGCAACGGCCGGGTCGAACTGATGGGCGTGCCCCCGGGCGCCGCGATCAGCGAGCCGGCGCATGTCCCGTCGAGCGAGCCGGGTCACGACGGCTGGCTGCTGACCGTGATCGACCTGCCGAACCATCCCGACCCGTCGCAGCAGCGCCCGGGCGATTATTCGTCGGAGCTGTGGATCGTCGATGCGGGCAATGTCGCCGCAGGGCCGGTGGCCCGCGTCAAGAGCGGCATCGCGCTGCGCAGCCAGGTTCACGGCAGCTGGGTCAGCCGCGAGAAGCTGGATCATTCGGTGCTGAAGGGCTGA
- a CDS encoding MarR family winged helix-turn-helix transcriptional regulator, which produces MATRTKDTVRNPTLDRTRMLHDLLKLTNRLMAPFSTHLADRFKISLNEFRLLMTIGALGTTASHEVADLTGVNVMSVSRAVSALERHGRITVVTDPLNRRRKALKLTEEGRRLYDIMRPQTGKVADYLFSELEPGELAMLERILDKLIVTLEERDAAGNSRFLEETRPD; this is translated from the coding sequence ATGGCGACGCGCACCAAAGACACTGTCCGCAATCCGACGCTCGACCGGACGCGGATGCTGCACGATCTGCTCAAGCTGACCAACCGGCTGATGGCCCCGTTTTCGACTCACCTCGCCGACCGTTTCAAGATCAGCCTCAACGAATTCCGCCTGCTGATGACGATCGGCGCGCTCGGCACCACCGCCAGCCACGAAGTCGCCGATCTGACCGGGGTCAATGTGATGAGCGTCAGCCGCGCGGTCTCGGCGCTCGAGCGCCACGGACGGATCACGGTGGTGACCGATCCGCTCAACCGCCGGCGCAAGGCGCTGAAGCTGACCGAGGAGGGCCGCCGGCTCTACGACATCATGCGGCCGCAGACCGGCAAGGTCGCGGATTATCTGTTCAGCGAGCTGGAGCCTGGCGAGTTGGCGATGCTCGAACGGATCCTCGACAAATTGATCGTGACGCTGGAAGAGCGCGACGCCGCGGGCAATTCGCGCTTCCTAGAGGAAACCCGGCCGGATTAA
- a CDS encoding TetR family transcriptional regulator → MARTPRLNREMIVREAIALLGESGLEAVSLRRLAERLGVKAPSLARHVGDKGQLLALLSAAIFGDALDTIPAGLNGDGWLEAFGNALRRKQSETRDIAGLFSVVPPDPEVHRAINERLSLLMREAGLEGDRAQVEQAAIQALVTGWMMFEKSPRANEFAARLPSDHAFEDSLRALIAGFAAER, encoded by the coding sequence ATGGCCCGCACTCCTAGGCTCAACCGCGAGATGATCGTGCGCGAAGCGATCGCACTGCTTGGCGAAAGCGGGCTGGAGGCTGTGAGCCTGCGCCGGCTGGCCGAGCGGCTGGGGGTGAAGGCGCCCTCGCTGGCGCGACATGTCGGGGACAAGGGCCAGCTGCTCGCGCTGCTTTCGGCCGCGATCTTCGGGGATGCGCTCGATACAATCCCCGCCGGACTGAACGGCGACGGTTGGCTCGAGGCCTTCGGCAACGCGCTGCGGCGCAAGCAATCCGAGACCCGCGACATCGCCGGCCTGTTCTCGGTCGTCCCGCCCGATCCCGAAGTCCATCGCGCGATCAATGAGCGGCTGAGCCTGCTGATGCGCGAGGCGGGACTGGAAGGCGATCGCGCGCAGGTGGAGCAGGCCGCGATCCAAGCGCTAGTCACCGGGTGGATGATGTTCGAAAAATCGCCGCGGGCGAACGAATTCGCCGCGCGCCTGCCCAGCGATCATGCCTTCGAGGACAGCCTGAGAGCGCTGATCGCGGGCTTTGCCGCGGAGCGTTAA
- a CDS encoding aromatic ring-hydroxylating dioxygenase subunit alpha, with product MYPFRKGSFAPRNAWYVATFAKDLGHELMGRTILNTPVALYRTENGDPVALDGRCPHRHFPLAKSCLKGDTIVCGYHGITFGPDGECVDVPSQVHVPKSLRVPSYPLVEHGMWLWIWVGDPAKADPALLPSLEELGLVGLGLKPHELFFHEVACRYQLLNDNLFDLSHLAFLHGTSIGTLENATTPEELVKRAGFVSSMRHIRNAPCPPLMLQNDLYPTDRINRSMGMESHLPGMHCGVTQVSYPDDHPQAAGVLITNNRVYHTITPSTPRTTYYHFAVAVEDGTDIEGLRIGLGPVIEEDIFASAEIEKMIDLWDGDPPPELMVKSDQNAVEGRRMLQAMMDAEAAERETA from the coding sequence ATGTATCCGTTCCGCAAGGGCAGCTTCGCGCCCCGCAACGCCTGGTATGTCGCGACCTTCGCGAAAGACCTCGGGCACGAACTGATGGGGCGCACGATCCTCAACACGCCGGTGGCGCTCTACCGTACCGAGAACGGCGACCCGGTGGCGCTCGACGGGCGCTGTCCGCACCGCCACTTTCCACTCGCGAAAAGCTGTCTGAAGGGCGACACTATCGTCTGCGGCTATCACGGCATCACCTTCGGGCCCGACGGCGAATGCGTCGATGTGCCCTCGCAGGTGCATGTGCCCAAGTCGCTGCGCGTGCCTTCCTACCCGCTGGTCGAGCACGGCATGTGGCTGTGGATCTGGGTCGGAGATCCCGCGAAGGCCGATCCCGCCTTGCTGCCTTCGCTGGAGGAACTCGGCCTGGTGGGGCTCGGTCTCAAGCCGCACGAATTGTTCTTCCACGAAGTCGCCTGCCGCTACCAGCTGCTGAACGACAATCTTTTCGACCTGTCGCATCTCGCCTTTCTCCACGGGACCAGCATCGGGACCCTGGAGAATGCGACCACGCCTGAAGAACTGGTCAAGCGCGCGGGCTTCGTGTCGAGCATGCGCCACATCCGCAACGCGCCCTGCCCGCCGCTGATGCTGCAGAACGATCTTTACCCGACCGACCGGATCAATCGTTCGATGGGGATGGAAAGCCATTTGCCGGGGATGCATTGCGGCGTCACCCAAGTCAGCTATCCGGACGACCATCCGCAGGCTGCGGGCGTGCTGATCACCAACAACCGGGTCTATCACACGATCACCCCGTCGACTCCCCGCACGACCTATTACCACTTCGCGGTCGCGGTCGAGGACGGCACCGATATCGAGGGCCTGCGCATCGGCCTTGGCCCGGTGATCGAAGAGGATATCTTCGCCTCGGCCGAGATCGAGAAGATGATCGATCTGTGGGACGGCGATCCGCCGCCGGAACTGATGGTCAAGAGCGACCAGAATGCGGTAGAGGGCCGGCGCATGCTGCAGGCGATGATGGATGCCGAGGCAGCGGAACGGGAGACCGCATGA
- a CDS encoding nuclear transport factor 2 family protein has protein sequence MTEDERRAVEADCARLINHYVNCNDAQEWEQVAALYTEDAVFKRPSGGDPIVGRPAILASFLARPPRAQRHVIANIVVDVVSASEATAFSAIVLYQGDVTADGTLPVQAANSPLIGWFRDRIAKTAEGWRFAEREGGLDFRP, from the coding sequence ATGACCGAAGACGAACGCCGCGCTGTCGAGGCCGATTGTGCCCGCCTGATCAACCACTACGTCAATTGCAACGACGCGCAGGAGTGGGAACAGGTCGCCGCGCTCTATACCGAGGACGCGGTGTTCAAGCGCCCGAGCGGCGGCGATCCGATCGTCGGCCGCCCGGCGATTCTCGCGAGCTTTCTCGCGCGGCCACCGCGCGCGCAGCGCCATGTGATCGCGAATATCGTGGTCGATGTGGTGAGTGCTTCGGAAGCGACCGCGTTCAGCGCGATCGTGCTGTACCAGGGCGACGTGACGGCCGACGGCACGCTCCCGGTGCAGGCGGCCAATTCCCCGCTGATCGGCTGGTTCCGCGACCGGATCGCGAAGACCGCCGAAGGCTGGCGCTTCGCGGAACGCGAAGGCGGCCTGGATTTCAGGCCATAA
- a CDS encoding MFS transporter, whose amino-acid sequence MNARKLIALFLMAGVMVIDGYDLNSMALAMPAIAGEMGLQQTDFAWALSAVLLGLGAGAFLIAPLGDRFGRKPIIVAGALGVAATTAATALSTDVMHFAFWRLLTGLALGACLANVSALSSEVAPEGKRSTVMAVVSAGIAVGAMLGGFTAPEVIRAWGWQGMFFIPAGIALVLGIGLAFLLDDDRPAPAAVKAKVPLVELFRPPLVFPMALFAAAYMTNAIALYMLTSWTVRILPPELFGPDLPKRLLGLMQGAGLPVSILLAWLLDRWKPGTTLALGYAIIAAAFALIFVTPATVLTWTILLMIAGGGIAGIHGALMALSPKLFPSNVLSSAIGTAVAVSRIGAIAAPIFGAKLIEYGITPNGYFGVLIVPAAVCGLIILLVPNVIRRTKAHYEGNPPALDPV is encoded by the coding sequence ATGAACGCGCGCAAGCTCATTGCCCTGTTCCTGATGGCCGGCGTGATGGTGATCGATGGCTACGATCTCAATTCGATGGCGCTGGCGATGCCGGCCATCGCGGGCGAGATGGGGCTGCAGCAGACCGATTTCGCCTGGGCGCTCTCGGCGGTGCTGCTGGGCCTCGGCGCCGGCGCCTTCCTGATCGCGCCGCTGGGCGACCGCTTCGGGCGCAAGCCGATCATCGTCGCCGGGGCGCTCGGCGTCGCCGCGACCACCGCCGCGACCGCGCTCTCCACCGATGTGATGCATTTCGCCTTCTGGCGCCTGCTGACCGGCCTTGCGTTGGGCGCCTGCCTCGCGAACGTCTCCGCCCTGTCATCCGAAGTCGCGCCCGAGGGCAAGCGGTCCACAGTGATGGCGGTGGTCTCTGCCGGGATCGCGGTCGGCGCGATGCTGGGCGGCTTCACCGCGCCAGAGGTGATCCGGGCGTGGGGCTGGCAGGGCATGTTCTTCATTCCGGCCGGCATCGCGCTGGTGCTCGGGATCGGCCTCGCCTTCCTGCTCGACGACGACCGGCCGGCACCCGCCGCGGTGAAGGCCAAGGTCCCGCTGGTCGAGCTGTTCCGTCCGCCGCTCGTGTTCCCGATGGCCCTATTCGCTGCAGCTTATATGACCAATGCGATCGCACTCTACATGCTGACCTCGTGGACTGTGCGGATCCTCCCGCCCGAGCTCTTCGGGCCCGACCTGCCCAAGCGCCTGCTGGGCCTGATGCAGGGCGCGGGGCTGCCGGTGAGCATCCTACTCGCGTGGCTGCTCGACCGCTGGAAGCCCGGCACCACGCTGGCGCTCGGCTATGCGATCATCGCGGCGGCCTTCGCGCTGATCTTCGTGACGCCGGCGACGGTGCTGACCTGGACGATCCTGCTGATGATCGCGGGGGGCGGTATCGCCGGCATCCATGGCGCGTTGATGGCGCTGAGCCCGAAACTGTTCCCGAGCAACGTGCTGTCGTCGGCGATCGGCACGGCGGTCGCGGTCTCCCGCATCGGGGCGATCGCAGCGCCGATCTTCGGGGCAAAGCTGATCGAATACGGGATCACGCCGAACGGCTATTTCGGGGTGCTGATCGTCCCGGCGGCGGTGTGCGGGCTGATCATCCTGCTGGTGCCGAATGTGATCCGGCGGACCAAGGCGCATTACGAAGGCAACCCGCCGGCGCTGGATCCGGTTTGA
- a CDS encoding SDR family oxidoreductase encodes MDPAGKVAIVSGGNSGLGEGAVKRLLAARATVVSLDVGGDAPIGAEFVQCDVSDEASVAAAIATVIERHGRIDILLNNAGVGGIGSIASADGPGDIADFRRVIGVNLIGAATLAAHAAHAMTKNEPAGPDGERGVIVNSCSIASYEGQEGMGAYTAAKSALLALTLVWARDLSKYAIRVNGVAPGFMATPMVAMLPPDFVGELLQGNEFPKRAGTADEFAAVAEFIIRTPLINGEVIRLDGGARPPARTAWSAS; translated from the coding sequence ATGGATCCGGCAGGCAAGGTCGCGATAGTCAGCGGCGGCAATTCTGGGCTCGGCGAAGGCGCGGTAAAGCGGCTGCTCGCGGCGCGGGCGACGGTGGTTTCGCTCGATGTCGGCGGCGATGCGCCCATTGGTGCGGAGTTCGTCCAGTGCGACGTGAGCGACGAGGCGTCGGTCGCGGCGGCCATCGCTACGGTGATCGAGCGCCACGGGCGAATCGATATTCTTCTCAACAACGCCGGGGTCGGCGGGATCGGTTCGATCGCCAGCGCCGATGGGCCGGGCGACATTGCCGATTTCCGCCGCGTGATCGGCGTCAATCTGATCGGCGCGGCCACGCTGGCCGCGCATGCCGCTCACGCGATGACGAAGAACGAGCCTGCGGGCCCGGATGGCGAGCGTGGGGTGATCGTCAACAGCTGCTCGATCGCCAGCTACGAAGGCCAGGAAGGCATGGGTGCCTATACCGCCGCGAAGTCCGCGCTGCTGGCGCTGACGCTGGTGTGGGCGCGCGATCTTTCGAAATACGCGATTCGCGTGAACGGCGTTGCGCCGGGCTTCATGGCGACGCCGATGGTCGCGATGCTGCCGCCGGATTTCGTCGGCGAATTGCTGCAAGGCAACGAATTCCCCAAGCGCGCCGGGACTGCGGATGAATTCGCCGCGGTCGCCGAATTCATCATCCGCACCCCGCTGATCAACGGCGAAGTCATTCGCCTCGACGGCGGGGCCCGGCCGCCCGCAAGAACCGCTTGGTCGGCCAGCTGA
- a CDS encoding FAD-binding oxidoreductase, with protein MEELPLPPGFDAAKLQQAMRAFVAALGADKVFLEEQDRLAYHDKFAIDDTHHLPLGAVAPTTVEEVQAVVKIANQYLLPIWPISRGKNLGYGGNAALLSGSVVLDLSAMKKIEFDPQSGVVTLEPGVGFYDLYDYLKAHDLPFWLSTPGNSWGSVIGNALDRGVGYTPYGENTKNICGVEVVLPTGEVVRTGMGAFPKAPTWGVYPFGYGPGWDQMFVQSNFGIVTKANMWLMPEPESLMGMDVEFDKPEDLKAMVDAIGPLRRERVLTQSPSIGNWLRAAAVVTRRGEWTDKPGALEDSVIDAIRKKFNIGWWGVSLRLYGREEINKAAYKVLEKAMNDIKPMLIKPTTWVKGQPKEHSGWTGTPMTFPMQNVNWYGGRGGHIGFSPIIPQDGTKALEQFNRTYARYKEYGMDYQGSFAFGERHLINVNAMIFNKDDPEKMKRIDPFFRALVQDAEAQGYGEYRTHLDYMDLVAKTYGFNGGALGKLNEKVKDALDPNGILAPGKSGIWPSRLRKERGQ; from the coding sequence ATGGAAGAACTTCCCCTCCCGCCCGGCTTCGATGCCGCCAAGCTCCAGCAGGCGATGCGCGCCTTCGTTGCCGCGCTCGGTGCGGACAAGGTGTTCCTCGAGGAACAGGACCGCCTCGCCTATCACGACAAATTCGCGATCGACGACACGCACCATCTCCCGCTCGGGGCGGTTGCGCCGACCACGGTCGAGGAAGTGCAGGCGGTGGTGAAGATCGCCAACCAGTATTTGCTGCCGATCTGGCCGATCAGCCGGGGCAAGAACCTTGGCTATGGCGGCAATGCCGCGCTGCTCAGCGGCAGCGTCGTGCTCGACCTGTCGGCGATGAAGAAGATCGAGTTCGATCCGCAGTCGGGCGTGGTGACGCTTGAGCCGGGCGTCGGCTTCTACGATCTCTACGATTACCTCAAGGCGCACGATCTGCCGTTCTGGCTCTCGACCCCCGGCAACAGCTGGGGCTCGGTGATCGGCAATGCGCTGGATCGCGGGGTCGGCTACACGCCCTATGGCGAGAACACCAAGAACATCTGCGGTGTCGAAGTCGTGCTGCCGACCGGCGAAGTGGTCCGTACCGGCATGGGCGCCTTCCCCAAGGCGCCGACCTGGGGCGTCTATCCGTTCGGCTACGGCCCGGGCTGGGACCAGATGTTCGTCCAGTCGAACTTCGGGATCGTGACCAAGGCCAATATGTGGCTGATGCCCGAGCCCGAGAGCCTGATGGGGATGGATGTCGAATTCGACAAGCCCGAGGATCTGAAGGCGATGGTCGATGCGATCGGCCCGCTGCGGCGCGAGCGGGTGCTGACCCAGAGCCCGTCGATCGGCAACTGGCTGCGCGCGGCGGCGGTGGTCACCCGGCGGGGCGAATGGACCGACAAGCCCGGCGCGCTGGAAGACAGCGTGATCGATGCGATCCGCAAGAAGTTCAACATCGGCTGGTGGGGCGTGTCGCTGCGGCTCTACGGGCGCGAGGAGATCAACAAGGCCGCCTACAAGGTGCTCGAAAAGGCGATGAACGACATCAAGCCGATGCTGATCAAGCCGACCACCTGGGTGAAGGGCCAGCCGAAGGAGCACAGCGGCTGGACCGGCACGCCGATGACCTTCCCGATGCAGAACGTGAACTGGTACGGCGGGCGCGGCGGGCACATCGGCTTCTCGCCGATCATCCCGCAGGATGGGACCAAGGCGCTCGAACAATTCAACCGCACCTATGCCCGCTACAAGGAATACGGGATGGATTACCAGGGCAGCTTCGCCTTCGGCGAGCGGCACCTGATCAACGTCAACGCGATGATCTTCAACAAGGACGATCCGGAGAAGATGAAGCGGATCGATCCGTTCTTCCGCGCGCTGGTTCAGGATGCGGAAGCGCAGGGTTACGGCGAATACCGCACCCATCTCGATTACATGGATCTGGTCGCGAAGACCTACGGGTTCAACGGCGGGGCGCTGGGCAAGCTCAACGAGAAGGTCAAGGACGCGCTCGACCCCAACGGCATCCTCGCCCCGGGCAAGAGCGGTATCTGGCCCAGTCGTCTCAGGAAGGAGCGCGGCCAATGA